A genomic region of Apteryx mantelli isolate bAptMan1 chromosome 12, bAptMan1.hap1, whole genome shotgun sequence contains the following coding sequences:
- the CISH gene encoding cytokine-inducible SH2-containing protein gives MLFPWSRSDMILCVQGPHPLLADEKIRRLSLRGIAVDLSEQIMQPLPVTAFQEESAPAFAVPVPDSNPPQMRDPEEDLLCIAKTFSYLRESGWYWGSITASEAKQHLQKMPEGTFLVRDSTHPSYLFTLSVKTNRGPTNVRIEYTDSKFRLDSNYLSKPRILAFPDVVSLIQHYVMSCTMESKNEAPYPPPSPLPPMQKEMAAAAVHLKLIRPLSRKDNIPSLQHLCRLQINKSTAEVDQLPLPRRMGDYLKQYPFQL, from the exons ATGCTTTTCCCTTGGTCCAGGAGTGACATGATCCTGTGTGTTCAGGG ACCTCATCCTTTGCTGGCGGACGAGAAGATCAGGAGGCTGTCACTCAGGGGCATTGCGGTGGATTTGTCCGAGCAGATCATGCAGCCTCTCCCAGTAACAGCCTTCCAGGAAGAGtctgcacctgcctttgcagTGCCTGTTCCAGACAGCAACCCACCTCAGATGCGAGACCCCGAAGAAGACCTTCTCTGCATTGCAAAAACCTTCTCCTATCTGCGCGAATCTG GTTGGTACTGGGGATCTATCACTGCCAGCGAGGCCAAGCAGCATCTCCAAAAGATGCCTGAGGGCACCTTTCTGGTACGGGACAGCACCCACCCTAGCTACCTGTTCACACTCTCTGTCAAGACAAATCGAGGTCCCACCAATGTGCGCATTGAATACACTGACAGCAAGTTCCGGCTAGACTCAAACTACTTGTCCAAACCTCGCATCCTGGCCTTCCCAGATGTGGTCAGTCTTATCCAGCATTATGTCATGTCCTGCACAATGGAAAGCAAGAATGAGGCTCCTTACCCACCTCCATCTCCTCTACCTCCCATGCAAAaagagatggcagcagctgcagtaCACTTGAAACTCATCCGGCCGCTCAGCCGCAAAGACAACATCCCCAGTCTACAACACCTGTGCCGGCTACAGATTAACAAGTCAACAGCCGAAGTGGACCAGCTCCCTCTGCCCAGGCGGATGGGTGACTATCTGAAGCAATACCCTTTCCAACTCTGA